One Aegilops tauschii subsp. strangulata cultivar AL8/78 chromosome 7, Aet v6.0, whole genome shotgun sequence genomic window carries:
- the LOC109785108 gene encoding guanine nucleotide-binding protein subunit gamma 3 gives MAAPRPKSPLDPCGRHRLQLAVDALHRQISFLEGEISSIEGLHAASICCKEVDEFIGKNADPFITISSEKGNADQSHRFPKKIRTRWACLSCFPWICGGGCSAVQLKGPSCCCGCPRCCVGSGGCGGGPSCGCSCSCAGCSSSCACPACTGCGATCCGGVPRPRCCLCS, from the exons ATGGCGGCGCCCAGGCCCAAGTCCCCGCTCGACCCCTGCGGCCGCCACCGGCTGCAGCTCGCCGTCGACGCGCTCCACCGCCAGATCAGCTTCCTCGAG GGGGAGATCAGTTCCATTGAAGGGCTCCATGCTGCCTCCATATGCTGCAAAGA GGTCGATGAGTTCATAGGAAAGAATGCCGATCCATTCATCACGAT TTCATCTGAGAAGGGAAATGCCGATCAATCTCATCGCTTCCCAAAGAAGATTCG AACCCGGTGGGCGTGTTTGAGCTGCTTCCCGTGGATCTGCGGCGGCGGGTGCTCCGCCGTCCAGCTCAAGGGGCCGAGCTGCTGCTGCGGATGCCCCCGGTGCTGCGTGGGGAGCgggggctgcggcggcgggccCTCGTGTGGCTGCTCATGCTCCTGCGCCGGTTGCTCCTCCTCTTGCGCGTGCCCTGCCTGTACCGGCTGCGGCGCCACGTGCTGCGGCGGTGTCCCTCGCCCTCGCTGCTGCCTGTGTTCATGA